In Cutaneotrichosporon cavernicola HIS019 DNA, chromosome: 1, one DNA window encodes the following:
- the pgxC gene encoding uncharacterized protein (Belongs to the glycosyl hydrolase 28 family): MRFLALLAVLATLGLAQPVTPTPRGAEHARPTCVVEHADGGDDTPNVHKAVEACRSGGVIHFASGVDYQILTPVQMQNLTDVEIRVEGNLHLPQDMEVVRTKVAADAGLMLTGMRWFSFGGKNVRYVGTTNVTGGWIEGYGQQYWDANPANGTGIDNRPKLIMWELEDSSITHLKIRKPPAWVSSISGNNIDVRDVYIDASTRPGGGFPFNTDGFDVAATNIQFHDMTILNGDDAIAIQAGAENVLVENVYAGGPGCHGMSIGSLGRDNTQWVSVKNIHFKDITMVGAVYAARFKSYEGGQGLVENITWENFKIENVTIPIYVTQTYHNQGSLQTQNGQEVKTNVTGQAVQMQNFTWKNWRGSINTFHPGDASCASTPCWYDVPGATGSEAVIMTCANADSCRGFNVENVQVIPQDYSDPSIMCTNVGTASNPEFGIDCVNGTFVPRP; this comes from the exons ATgcgcttcctcgccctcttaGCTGTACTCGCTaccctcggcctcgcccaACCGGtcacgcccacgccgcgtGGAGCTGAGCACGCACGGCCGACATGTGTGGTCGAGCACGCGGATGGCGGAGACGACACACCTAATGTCCACAAGGCGGTTGAGGCTTGTCGGTCTGGCGGTGTTATTCACTTTGCGTCCGGTGTCGACTA CCAAATCCTCACACCGGTGCAGATGCAGAATCTCACCGACGTTGAGATCCGGGTCGAAGGCAATCTCCACCTCCCGCAGGACATGGAGGTCGTGCGAACCAAGGTGGCCGCCGACGCAGGTCTCATGCTCACGGGCATGCGGTGGTTCTCTTTCGGGGGCAAAAACGTTCGTTATGTCGGCACGACGAATGTGACTGGCGGCTGGATCGAGGGATACGGCCAGCAGTACTGGGATGCCAACCCGGCCAACGGGACGGGTATCGACAACCGGCCCAAGCTCATCATGtgggagctcgaggactCGTCCATCACCCACCTCAAGATCCGCAAGCCACCCGCGTGGGTCAGCAGCATCAGCGGTAACAACATCGATGTCCGCGATGTGTATATCGATGCTTCGACAAGGCCGGGCGGCGGTTTCCCTTTCAACACAGACGGGTTCGATGTCGCGGCGACGAATATCCAGTTCCACGATATGACGATTTTGAATGGAGACGACGCGATTGCCATCCAGGCCGGCGCGGAGAATGTTCTCGTTGAAAACGTGTATGCTGGTGGACCAGGGTGTCATGGCATGAGCATTGGGTCATTGGGGAGAGACAATACACAGTGGGTAAGCGTCAAGAATATCCATTTCAAGGATATTACCATGGTTGGGGCGGTTTATGCTGCACGCTTCAAGTCCTACGAGGGGGGACAGGGTCTCGTCGAGAACATCACTTGGGAGAACTTCAAGATCGAGAACGTCACCATCCCAATCTACGTCACCCAGACGTACCACAA CCAGGGCTCGCTCCAGACCCAGAACGGGCAGGAGGTCAAGACCAATGTCACGGGCCAGGCGGTCCAGATGCAGAACTTTACGTGGAAGAACTGGCGCGGTTCCATCAACACTTTCCACCCAGGAGATGCGAGTTGCGCCTCCACACCTTGCTGGTATGATGTCCCTGGGGCGACGGGGTCCGAGGCGGTGATTATGACGTGCGCAAACGCCGACTCGTGCCGCGGATTCAATGTCGAGAACGTCCAGGTCATCCCACAGGATTACTCCGACCCAAGCATTATGTGCACCAACGTTGGCACTGCGTCCAACCCCGAGTTCGGCATCGACTGTGTCAACGGGACGTTCGTTCCGCGCCCATGA
- a CDS encoding uncharacterized protein (Tyrosine phosphatase family) has protein sequence MATSETILLTRAQIEALTDTNIHDTIPSAELAAALASTPFIQAGLLNLRDLGQVPSSAIRPGLIYRSGKLQDDAPTHTWISEHVKSVFDLRGEAEVRHSPDPVVDGVANVWFPPERKPDRLDPTRFIEGDGSKEWARQYLAVLELYRPGIRAVLEHVRDKPGQPLLFHCTAGRDRTGVVAGILHSLAGTPEENIVYDYMLTRVGLEPGRAELEAQLLAHSKTEDVRNEPGWHNLASLRPTSWHAFAERVQEAYGGFEGYVTRYLGFSQDDVETIKRNLRRKASA, from the exons ATGGCCACATCAGAAACCATTCTGCTTACACGAGCACAGATCGAAGCACTCACAGACACCAATATCCATGATACGATTCCTTCGGCCGAACTCGCTGCCGCCCTAGCTTCCACCCCGTTCATCCAGGCGGGCCTCTTGAACCTGCGTGATCTCGGCCAGGTCCCCAGCAGTGCAATCCGGCCCGGACTCATTTACCGCTCAGGCAAGCTTCAGGATGATGCGCCGACACATACATGGATCTCGGAGCACGTGAAGAGCGTGTTCGACCTGcggggcgaggcggaggtgcGACACTCACCCGATCCCGTGGTGGACGGCGTGGCCAACGTCTGGTTTCCGCCCGAGCGAAAGCCGGACCGGCTTGACCCCACGCGCTtcatcgagggcgacgggAGCAAGGAGTGGGCGCGGCAATacctcgccgtcctggAACTGTACCGTCCAGGTATCCGTGCCGTGCTTGAGCATGTACGCGACAAGCCCGGACaacctctcctcttccatTGCACGG CTGGACGCGACCGCACGGGTGTCGTCGCGGGTATCCTCCACTCCCTGGCGGGTACTCCGGAAGAGAATATTGTATATGATTACATGCTCACGCGTGTCGGGTTGGAACCAGGAAGGGCAGAGCTCGAAGCCCAACTCCTCGCCCATTCGAAGACTGAGGATGTTCGGAACGAGCCCGGATGGCACAATTTGGCGTCACTCCGCCCGACGTCCTGGCACGCGTTCGCCGAGCGTGTGCAGGAGGCGTATGGCGGGTTTGAGGGGTACGTCACACGTTATCTCGGCTTCTCGCAGGATGATGTCGAGACGATCAAGCGCAACTTGCGCCGGAAGGCGTCTGCTTGA